One part of the Novipirellula aureliae genome encodes these proteins:
- a CDS encoding 3-oxoacyl-ACP synthase III, with the protein MQFNNVCLESIGAIIPDEIWNSEKIETDLAPLYSRLKLPEGRLALMSGIDERRVWSRGTMPSGPSVQSANAAIDAVGIDRQEIGCLIHASVCRDFLEPATASRVHHELGLPHDCWVYDVSNACLGVMNGAVQIAMMIESGAIRAGIVVGTENSRPLLEQTISRLNADSSLTRKSVKPAFASLTIGSGSCAWLLVHRDLSSSNKQTPSSTLIETAVAEARTEFNDLCRSDQDSAGSGMQPLMDTDSERLMAEGIATGVAGLERLLSESGLSRGDFDRTVCHQVGSRHRVEMLKAMGFSIENDSATFAKLGNTGSVALPLTLAAAAARGELVAGNQVAMLGIGSGINSVMLSAKWGQTSISGNLADLDAQ; encoded by the coding sequence CAGCGAGAAAATTGAGACCGATTTAGCGCCTCTTTATTCGCGTCTAAAGCTGCCCGAAGGTCGGCTAGCGTTGATGAGCGGGATCGATGAGCGACGGGTTTGGTCACGCGGGACAATGCCGAGCGGTCCGAGTGTCCAAAGTGCTAATGCGGCGATCGATGCCGTGGGAATCGACCGTCAGGAGATCGGTTGTCTGATTCACGCCAGTGTTTGTCGAGACTTTTTAGAGCCGGCAACGGCGTCACGCGTTCACCATGAGCTGGGCTTGCCCCACGATTGCTGGGTTTATGACGTTTCGAACGCCTGTTTAGGGGTGATGAACGGAGCGGTCCAGATCGCGATGATGATCGAATCGGGTGCCATTCGTGCCGGGATCGTGGTCGGGACCGAAAACAGTCGTCCCTTACTTGAACAAACCATCTCCCGTTTGAATGCCGATTCGTCTCTGACCCGCAAAAGCGTCAAACCAGCTTTCGCTTCGCTCACGATCGGCTCGGGTAGTTGTGCATGGTTGTTGGTGCATCGTGATTTGTCTTCGTCGAATAAGCAAACTCCGTCGAGCACTCTTATCGAAACGGCGGTTGCCGAAGCGAGAACCGAATTCAATGATTTGTGCCGCAGCGACCAAGATTCAGCCGGTTCAGGGATGCAGCCATTGATGGACACGGATTCGGAACGTTTGATGGCGGAGGGTATCGCGACGGGCGTTGCGGGGTTGGAGCGTTTGCTATCCGAGTCGGGTTTGTCGCGAGGCGATTTCGATCGAACCGTTTGTCACCAAGTTGGTTCCCGTCACCGCGTCGAAATGCTCAAGGCGATGGGGTTTTCGATCGAAAACGACAGCGCCACGTTTGCCAAGTTGGGGAACACCGGATCGGTGGCCCTGCCGCTCACGCTCGCTGCCGCCGCCGCTCGCGGCGAATTGGTAGCAGGCAACCAAGTTGCGATGTTGGGGATCGGTTCCGGGATCAATAGCGTGATGTTGTCTGCCAAATGGGGCCAAACATCAATCAGCGGGAATCTCGCCGATCTGGATGCCCAGTAG
- a CDS encoding YggS family pyridoxal phosphate-dependent enzyme: MIEPTIIARLRQNWQTVRSEVAAAAVSANREPSAVQIIGVSKYVDAEATLALVEAGCNQLGENRPQLLWKKNEQIVFPNDIRWHLIGHIQRNKLRRSLPFEPIIHSVDSPRLLAAIAAEAVAQSRVIKVLVEVNISGDEAKTGLSPEQVERLLLDRPQQGAQIIGMMAMAGWGSEREEAKIQFSQTRQLRDDLQKKHSLPLPELSMGMSGDFNEAIAEGATMVRIGSRLFEGCDFIRPL, from the coding sequence ATGATTGAACCAACCATCATTGCGAGACTGCGACAGAATTGGCAGACGGTTCGATCCGAAGTTGCTGCGGCTGCCGTCTCGGCGAATCGCGAGCCTTCGGCGGTCCAAATTATCGGCGTGTCAAAGTACGTCGACGCGGAAGCAACATTGGCACTCGTCGAGGCAGGTTGCAATCAGCTTGGCGAAAACCGACCTCAGTTGCTTTGGAAAAAGAACGAGCAAATCGTATTCCCAAACGATATACGGTGGCATTTGATTGGGCATATCCAACGCAACAAACTGAGACGATCGCTGCCGTTTGAGCCTATCATCCATAGCGTTGACAGCCCCCGTTTGCTCGCGGCAATCGCCGCCGAAGCCGTCGCACAAAGCCGAGTGATAAAGGTGTTGGTCGAAGTCAACATCAGCGGCGATGAGGCCAAAACAGGATTGTCACCCGAGCAGGTTGAACGTTTATTGCTAGACCGACCTCAGCAGGGAGCCCAAATCATCGGCATGATGGCGATGGCAGGTTGGGGTAGCGAACGCGAAGAAGCGAAAATTCAGTTTTCCCAAACTCGGCAGCTTAGGGATGACCTGCAAAAAAAGCATAGTCTTCCGCTGCCAGAACTATCGATGGGGATGAGTGGCGATTTTAACGAAGCGATTGCGGAAGGGGCCACCATGGTCCGGATTGGGTCAAGACTGTTCGAAGGATGTGACTTCATTCGACCGCTTTAG